Proteins from a genomic interval of Mustela lutreola isolate mMusLut2 chromosome 4, mMusLut2.pri, whole genome shotgun sequence:
- the LOC131830486 gene encoding zinc finger protein 182-like — MHTGEKPYQCSKCEETFISKTVLTVHWRTHTGEKPYACIECKKTFCRKSHLTVHQRTRMGEEPYECYECGRSFSVKTKLTVHLRAHTGEKSYECHGCRKSFYQKSALTVHRRSHNRETHHECSDCGKTFCQKSVLTAHWRTHTGERPYECPECGKSFGHRPALTVHQRTHTRDRPYKCNECGRSFCVKPKLTVHLRLHTGERPYECKECGKTFYQKSKLTVHQRTHTGEKPYGCKECSKTFYQKSALTVHQRTHTGEKPCGCNACGKTFCQKSHLSKHQRTHTGEKPCVAETGDMYTKTHFLFVLGTQFACISQLLFTVGGST, encoded by the exons ATGCACACAGGGGAGAAACCCTATCAATGTAGTAAGTGTGAGGAAACCTTTATCAGTAAAACAGTTCTTACAGTACATTGGAGAACTCATACAGGGGAGAAACCCTACGCATGTATCGAGTGTAAGAAAACTTTCTGCCGTAAGTCTCACCTAACTGTTCATCAGAGAACCCGCATGGGAGAAGAACCATATGAGTGTTACGAATGTGGGAGATCTTTCTCTGTGAAAACCAAACTCACTGTGCATCTGAGAGCACACACAGGGGAGAAGTCCTATGAATGCCACGGGTGTAGGAAATCCTTTTACCAGAAGTCAGCCCTCACTGTACATCGAAGGAGTCACAATAGAGAGACACATCATGAATGCAGTGATTGTGGTAAAACCTTCTGTCAGAAGTCCGTTCTCACTGCGCATTGgagaactcacacaggagagagaCCTTATGAATGTCCAGAATGTGGGAAATCCTTTGGCCATCGCCCAGCTCTTACCGTCCATCAGAGAACTCATACAAGAGATAGACCTTATAAATGTAACGAGTGTGGGAGATCTTTCTGTGTAAAGCCAAAGCTCACTGTGCATCTGAGACTTCACACCGGTGAGAGACCATATgagtgtaaggaatgtgggaaaacTTTCTACCAGAAATCAAAACTCACTGTACACCAGAGAACTCACACAG gagagaagcccTATGGATGCAAAGAATGTAGCAAGACTTTCTACCAGAAGTCAGCCCTGACTGTGcatcagagaactcacacaggagagaagcccTGTGGATGTAATGCATGTGGGAAAACCTTCTGTCAGAAGTCACACCTCAGCAAACATCAGAGAACTCACACTGGGGAGAAGCCATGTGTGGCAGAGACTGGCGATATGTACACCAAAACTCACTTTCTCTTTGTGTTGGGCACACAGTTCGCCTGCATTTCTCAGCTCCTGTTTACTGTGGGTGGAAGCACGTAA
- the LOC131830488 gene encoding zinc finger protein 717-like yields MNTSLELVSFEDVAVNFSWEEWQDLDDAQRTLYRAVMLETYRSLVSLGHCISKPEVIVKLEQGAEPWAVREAPTRRLPDVQSAGDPPGPSEQTCGASWVLQQQKVNYEENRLGQTI; encoded by the exons ATGAACACCTCTCTG GAATTGGTGTCCTTTGAGGACGTGGCTGTGAACTTCTCCTGGGAGGAGTGGCAGGACCTGGATGATGCTCAGAGGACCCTGTACAGGGCCGTGATGCTGGAGACCTACAGGAGCCTGGTGTCCCTGG GACACTGCATTTCCAAACCTGAGGTGATTGTCAAGTTGGAGCAAGGAGCAGAGCCGTGGGCTGTACGGGAAGCCCCAACCCGGCGCCTCCCAG ATGTCCAGAGTGCAGGAGACCCGCCAGGACCATCAGAGCAGACATGTGGGGCAAGTTGGGTTCTCCAGCAACAAAAGGTCAACTACGAAGAGAACCGCCTTGGGCAAACCATTTAA